The nucleotide sequence GTGGTGCTGGCGTTCTTAATTGCTGCACCTGTTGCCTGGTGGGCGGGTCACAAATGGCTGGAAAACTATGCATATAAAACAACGATGAATTGGTGGGTTTTTGTTTTCAGCGGCATGCTGATGCTGGTGTTTGCTGTACTGACACTTAGTATCAAAACCGTTCAGGCAGCAACGGCCAACCCGGTAAAGGCATTGAGAAGTGAATAACTGCCGGCTGCTGATAATAAAATCTCACCCCGATAGCTATCGGGGCTCAAATCCCAAATCTGAAAAAATGATCAAAAACTATTTAAAAACTGCCTGGCGGAATTTATGGAGAAATAAGATATTTACTGCCATTAATATCATCGGCCTTGCACTGGGTACCGGTGTCAGCCTGGTCATTATTCTTTTTGTGATCTATGAAAAGAGTTTTGATGATTTTCATACAAAGAATATTTACCGGCTCAACGAGGTTCAGAAACAGGAAGGCCTGACTGCTCCCCAGAAAGTACCCATTTCGATGTTCCCGATGGGGCCAACTATGAAACAGGAATTTCCGGAGATCGTTAATTTTACCCGGGTGCGTGTATCGAAAAGGTACCAGGCTACTTATGGAGAAAAGCGCCTGGCCCTGCCGCAGGCATTCTTTGTGGATACGGCATTTCTTGAAATGTTCGATTTTAAATTGCTGAAAGGAGACCGGAAAAATGTTCTCCGACAGCCGCAAAGTGCAGTGATCACCGAGTCCACTGCCGGAAAATTATTTGGAAAGGATGATCCGATCGGGAAGACCATTATGCATTATGAGGGCGATACGGCCAGTTTTGTGGTCACCGGTGTGGTTCAGGATCTGCCTGAAAATTCTCATATGCAGTTTGATATACTGGTTTCCTTTGCTGCCGACTACAAATTGCGGATGATGAATAATTGGGGCGGTAACGGATGGGTCACTTATTTTGAACTGCTACCTGGCACCAGTATAAAAGCGTTGGAAAATAAGTTTCCGGGTTATCTCAAAAAATACCTCACTGAGAATGATAACTGGAAAAACTATGAACTTTTTCTTTTGCCGCTGCGGGACATCCATGCGAAAACTGATGACATTGTACTGGATGTGGTGAATTACCGGAAATTTGATGAAAAATATACCAATATATTTTTCGTGATCGCACTGGTGGTACTTATTATTGCGGGTATCAATTTCATGAACCTTTCCACCGCCCGTTCCGCAGAGCGGGCACGGGAGGTAGGCATCCGGAAAACCGCCGGTGCCCGGCGTTTTCAACTGGGATTGCAGTTTATTACAGAATCCGTATTACTCTCCCTTCTCGCCCTGGTTATTGCTGTAGGAGGGGTAGAGCTATTCCTTTCCCGGATCAACCAGCTGATCGACCGGGACCTCAGCCTTCAGTTGTATCACTGGAACACGATCCTGATACTTCTGTCCGGCGCGTTGGCGGTTGGTATTTTGTCCGGATTGTATCCTGCACTTTATCTGTCTTCCTTTGCACCCGTAAAAGTATTGAAGGGATCCGTGCAGACGGGGAGAAATAAACCGGTCCTAAGAAATGCGCTGGTGGTGATACAATTTGCCAGTGCGGTTTTCCTGATTGTTTCTACCATTTTTGCCGTTCGTCAGCTAAAGTACATGCAGGAGCGTGATCCGGGGTTCAGCCGCGAACAGGTACTTACCATTCCACTGAATGGGGTTACCTATAAAAAATATGATGTCATCAAACAGGAGTTGCTGGCTAACAGTAGTATCACCGGTGTTAGCGGTGCCCAGGATATGCTGGGAGGGCATCTCGACCAGTCGGGCGTCGGCTTTACTGCTCCGGGGGCACCCGTGCGTGTATT is from Niabella beijingensis and encodes:
- a CDS encoding ABC transporter permease; the encoded protein is MIKNYLKTAWRNLWRNKIFTAINIIGLALGTGVSLVIILFVIYEKSFDDFHTKNIYRLNEVQKQEGLTAPQKVPISMFPMGPTMKQEFPEIVNFTRVRVSKRYQATYGEKRLALPQAFFVDTAFLEMFDFKLLKGDRKNVLRQPQSAVITESTAGKLFGKDDPIGKTIMHYEGDTASFVVTGVVQDLPENSHMQFDILVSFAADYKLRMMNNWGGNGWVTYFELLPGTSIKALENKFPGYLKKYLTENDNWKNYELFLLPLRDIHAKTDDIVLDVVNYRKFDEKYTNIFFVIALVVLIIAGINFMNLSTARSAERAREVGIRKTAGARRFQLGLQFITESVLLSLLALVIAVGGVELFLSRINQLIDRDLSLQLYHWNTILILLSGALAVGILSGLYPALYLSSFAPVKVLKGSVQTGRNKPVLRNALVVIQFASAVFLIVSTIFAVRQLKYMQERDPGFSREQVLTIPLNGVTYKKYDVIKQELLANSSITGVSGAQDMLGGHLDQSGVGFTAPGAPVRVLSATRLIVDHDYLDLYKIPLVAGTDFSAEPAQRGREYIVNETLARELLKELPHATMNDLLGSRFGFDSLGRIVGVARDFNFNSLHHKIETLFLFNQKDFGFSTLSVKLDGSQARSVLPFIESVWTKHCPDQPFEYQFLDDYFSGLYRSDKQVSAVIGILATLAIIISCLGLFGLASYAAERRKKEIGIRRVLGASVQRVAALLSAGFLKYVLAAILVACPLAWLSIRKWLEGYAYRIELGWWVFVLAGSLAVGIALITIGLQVVRAATANPVKSLRNE